The genomic window CGTCATGGCGAGCTCTGGCGCTGCGGTATCCGCAAATGATGCATGCGCTTCGCAAGTACACGCGGTACGGGGTGTCCGACGACATGGCGACGGCCAACGTTTACCTGCCGTCTCAAGCCGGTCCCAATATCGCGCTGGCAACCTTGCTGGCCGCCAATACTCCGGCAGGCAACCTGGTCGCTGCCACGGGGATGGACCCCGAGCCGGCGGCCCAGCCGCTGACTCTGGAGCAGATGTTAGAGCTGCCGCTGTCGGTCAGCTTTGATCAGGAGAGTTTGGAGTTTGCCGGTCAGGCGGTGATGGACGAATTGAACGCCAATATTCCGCCCGGTTCGGCCACGCCCAAATATGTGTTGCTGGGCACCGATCTGGAAAAAGCCGGGATCACCCAGAACCAACAGATCCGCGATTTCAAAGCGAGCGATCAACCCTTACGTTCGATCCTCACGCAGTTGGTGATGAAAGCCAATATCGATAAATCGGTAACCAAAGCCAGTCAGCCCGAGCAGTTGTTGGTATGGGTGCTGGGCCCGGATCCGGCCAATGCCAATCAGCAAGCTTTTTTGATCACGACCCGCGCTGGCGCGGACGGCAAGTACGAGCTTCCCAAAGAATTTGTCGAGTAAATATTGGCAACCCCGAATACGTTTTAGGATCGATTAGGCGATGAACCAACAGACGCCTCACGATACAGACGGTGACGAAGACGAGGGCATGGCATCCGAATTGATGCAGACCGTGTTCGATCCGCTCAAGTCCGGGCTGGCCGTGTCACAGAATCAATTCGCCACCCAGATCGACTTTTCGGTGCTCGAAGCCGAACTGTATCAGCCTCAGCGACGACTTCCCAATGCCAAACTGATCGTGATCGATGACCACAGCGCAAGCGAAGGCGAAGTGATTCGGATTCGCAAACGCGAGTATACGATCGGTCGTACCCACGGCGACTTGGCGATCGAATCGGATCTGGAAATGTCCGGCAATCATGCCGTGTTGCATTGCAAGCTGGACGAGGGCAGCTTTCGGTGGCGGCTGACCGACGTGGGCAGCACCAACGGCACCTTTGTCCGGGTGGCGAAAGCTCCGTTGACCGAGGGGCGAGAATTGCTGTTGGGCTTGCAACGCTACCGAGTGGAATTGCAGGATCCGGACAACGCCCCACCTGCGGTCGGCGAGGTACGCGTGTTTTTGGGCGGAGCGGTGGGAGCCCCGCCGGTGCAGCAGCCTCTGCGGTTGGTCAACACGGCCGACACCAGCCAGACCTACCAGGTACTGTCGCAGCGGTCGATGTTGGGCTCGAACCCCAAGCGTTGTTCGGTGGTTATCGAGGACCGCTGTTTGAACGCCGAACATGCACGCTTGATGTACAAACGAGGCCGCTGGCAAATCGAAGACAACGAC from Roseimaritima ulvae includes these protein-coding regions:
- a CDS encoding FHA domain-containing protein — protein: MNQQTPHDTDGDEDEGMASELMQTVFDPLKSGLAVSQNQFATQIDFSVLEAELYQPQRRLPNAKLIVIDDHSASEGEVIRIRKREYTIGRTHGDLAIESDLEMSGNHAVLHCKLDEGSFRWRLTDVGSTNGTFVRVAKAPLTEGRELLLGLQRYRVELQDPDNAPPAVGEVRVFLGGAVGAPPVQQPLRLVNTADTSQTYQVLSQRSMLGSNPKRCSVVIEDRCLNAEHARLMYKRGRWQIEDNDSLNGVWVRVRSVWLDRHAEFQLGEQRFRFFADGQVPS